ACAAGCTAATTAAGGCCAGTTCTGGGCTACAGTGTGCGTACAGTCCTACCTGGGGCCCAAAGTGTAGGAACTACTGCCTCATCCTGCAGTGACACTGGTCCAAAGGGAATGACTGGACCCCGTATTGGCATTCCTGCTTGTCCTGGTGGTCCTGCTGGCCCTGGAGGCCCTACTGGCCCCAGTAGTCCCCTTGGTCCTTGCTCCCCAGCTGGTCCAATTGGACCACGGATTCCCGGTGGGCCCTGTGCCCCTTGAGGACCAGGCTGTCCATCTCTTCCAGGCAGGCCAGCTGGACCCGGCTCTCCTCTAGCTCCAGGAGGGCCAGCTCTCCCTCCTGACCCTCGGGATCCCTTGGATCCAGGGCTGCCAGGTACACCTGGAAGGCCCTTCAACCCTGGAAGACCTGGAGGTCCTGGACTACCTTGCTCGCCTCTGAGTCCTCGTATCCCTGGTGctcctttttctcctttctctcccttttGGCCTGTCTGACCAGTTGGTCCCTGTGACCCTTTGTCCCCTCTTGGTCCTCTGGGACCAGGGGgacctgaaacacagacatACTGTTAGCTtaaggaaggaaaacaaaagtACTTTAGGATGATCAACAAATTACAAGTTACAAATAACATGGGAAATTCTTATTTGCTTTCCTGCTTAAAGTAGACAGAAAGCTAATGCCAGTAGCTGATTAGCATAACTTAACCTTTAAATGACCAGACTCATGCAGTCATGCATCTCTCACCCTGTAAGATTGTGAAGTTGGTTATTAGCTGCGAGTGCCTGTTGTCCACCAGCTTCATCTCCTCCATGACAATAGAGAGGTTGGTGACTTCTTTGTCCAAGCGTgctgccagctcctcctgctgcgtCCTCAGACTGGTTGAATCCGTCCTCATGtctgacacactgctgttgaGGTTCAGCAGTAAGTCTGAGTGATGGCCTACTGTCTCAGAACAAGTGCGCAAGTCATTCAGGTTAAGGTTGATGGCACCCagaagctgtgtggtgaagctgATGTTGCCTGTCACACGGTCCATGCTCTGCTCTGACTCATCCAGACGAACCTCCAGCCGGTCAAACTTTGCAGACGTGAGGTTGCCAAAGTCCCTTTGTTGGTCCATGATCTCCCGCAGGGTCTGGTCATGAGCATCAGCAAGGCTGCTGGTGTTCTGGAGCTGGTTGGTCATGAAAGTAAGCTGCGCGCCCACATCCTCCAGGCTCTCGTTGTTGGCCTTAGCCAGAGCCGAGACATTACTGGCCATGATCTGCAGGTTTTCCATTTTACCACGAAGCCATTCAGTGTCAGTGCGTGTCTGTTGGGCTGTCTGGTCAAGGCTCTGGAAGTCATTGCGCATTTTCTGAATGGCCTGGCCGCTATCATCCACAGAGCGCTGCAGGGTGGCAATGAGGCTTCTCTGCTGGGCCTGTGTGAGGTTGAGGCTGCTAATGCTAAGCAGTGCCTGGTTTTGGAATTTCACCTGTTGCTGGAGTTCTCTTTGCAGCCTGGCCGTGGTGTCCTGCAGAGCCTCGATGACACTGCCGTACGACTGCAGGGTGCCATTCACAGAGCGCAGGGTGGCTGTGTTGCTGTTGAGTAGTCCCTGAATGGAGCCCTGGCTGCTCTGGATGTCTGAGCCAATGTTCTGCAGCTGATTCAGCTTAACTTGATCACTGTGGATGCGTTCTTCCACCGCAGACAGCTGCCTCTGGAGAGTCCAGATGTTATTCTTAAAGGCCTGGATCTCTGTCGTGGTATTCTCCGACTTCTCTCCTGTTTGATCATCTGGTAGTGCAGATTTGTACATGAATTACAAAATTTCACAGGAGTGTTTACTCTCATTCAAACCTGGATACATACCTAACTTTTTCAGATCAGTCTCAACTGCAACTATCTTTCCTCCATAGTTTGCGATGCCTTCAGACACACTGTCGACTTTTTGCACCACTGTGAAGACAAGAGGGCAGGAAGGGCAGAGATTAGTGTCAGTGGCTCATCAGGGGCTCCATGCTTTATTAACAGGGACGACAGAaccccctgcagcctcagacTTCATATATAAAAGGGATCAACGTAAGAGTCTCCGCCAGATAGTATAAAGGATGCGTCTACATGCTTTGTAGGTATGTAATAATGGTGGACTCGATTACTGTAATCTCTTGGGTTAGACCACATTTACTCTGTGACAGAGGTAAAGAGATATAAGTTTCCATGCATTTACATGATGGAGATACTGATTCAACAAAGATGGAGTGGGTGGTCAATGATAGAGACATTGGTGCATTAGAGGACATTGGCGAGGGCCCTCTGGGACAGGAAGTGACCTGGGGGGAGGTCTTTAGTAAATAGGCGGATCAAAGAGAACCCAGTGGAGACAGACACTGTGGCAGGGAGGCTCTTCACGCCCCCACAGGCGACACCAGCATTCATTTCCTCTGGAATGTGTCTGGAACTCCGGGGAAGGAGCCCACTTCTACCACCACCAGCCTCGCCAGGGGGACTCATCCTTTAACCGGGTAAACGGCATGGGAAGCTGCATCCCAGCTGTTTACCGCAGCATTTGAATTTATTCAAAGGCTTTCACTTCTTAGCAGAGACGAGCTGTTGTAAACCCTGCCATATGTGGTCTCACGAGCAAAAACACTGACTTAAAGTGCATCTTATTTCATTTCTCTAGTCAGCAGTCCTACAATCAGAAACTGTGTTAGCATTTTATCACTGTAGGTTACCCTGTTTTTTTGTCACCATGGAGAGATTTTATCATTACAACGGTCAATGATGAAATGAGAGTGTATACAGTGTTTATAATGTTGGCCATCATCACATCAACTTTAATGTAGTCACTGTTCAGCTAATCATtcgctgtttttttgttgcataCGTTGAAATTCAAGGGAGATGCTGCATCATCTTTGtctattagcttagcttagcatacaacaaaacctgcaaaaaaaaaaagatggcaccTCAAGAACATTTTCTTCAGTCAGACAGAGTGGTTCctatcatttcctgtttttatgcTATGCAAGCCTAGAACCTGACTGCAGTACATTGGTTAAGTGTAGGAAAAAATGGCTTCTGCATCTAGCAGAATAAGATGTGTACACTATAGTGgtacaaccacaggagggtcAGATACACTAGCCATTTTGACAGCTTGGAAAAACGGACCCAGTGTTATATTTTCCTGGTGATGACAGGCTGCTTATTGATGACTGTGAAACGTCCTGTGTTATATCCCTGTATTAGCTATGAGGAAAGTGGTCATTTGAGTTGGAAAACATTTccagacacagcacacagtgcaGCACTAAAGAACGCAAATAATAACACTTGGACCTAAGCTCTGTGGACCAACTACTTCCTATACCTACCGCACATTGTTTCATTCACAAACACTTACACCAACCTGGAAACCGAAACCAACACAAGCAGAACGATCTGGGTCTTTTCCACATGTTATGTTCATGTACTTGCCTCCAGGGAGAATCATTGTATCACACTGCGGTAAAATTAACCATAAAGCACACATGTAAAAAGTTTCAACTGCTGCAGAGGAAAGCACTACTTTGGCTGTTTTTAGTTTGAACTCTGTCCAGGTTTTGTGTGGGTGGTTCCTGAAACTGTGTGTTGACTCTGTCTTGTAAaatcaagcttttttttcttatacaaCTGTAAACTCCATTCTTTGATTATCTTATTATTTCTAGGAGGTGCAGGCCAAGAAGCCCAAGCCTCAATGAACAGCTCAGTGGCTTTTGTAAAAAATACCATGTGATTTATCGTTAACATCAAGTTTTATGTACTGACTGCAGTGTTAGATGTCTGCTTCGTCACTTGGGTTCCAGGCAGTTCTATATTCACTCCTGATCCTCAGCTCTTTGGTAGCCATCAGAAAATCTACAGTTCTGAGTGCATGCTAACTTTAATTAGATTAAATAAGCATTAGCACAAACAGGCCACAATGTCAAACTCAGCCCAAAGTGTGTTAAAATGTGCTCTCTGCTGTTCAAGTAAATGTTCAAACTCCGTGTGAATGGATTGAGTCATCAAAAGGGCAAGTCATCCTGGCTAAGTAACAGACACTAGCAGCCAATAAAGCAGTTGTTGTGGTTggtgaaaaataaacacttgtTATATACACTGGTTACCAGTACTGGGTTGACTAAACAGTTAACATTAGATTGTAGATAAGTTTGTCAAATGATCATTTCTGGTAATTGCACAACTTATAATGTCAATGTCACACAGTTTGCACACAGTTTACTACATGGAAGTGCAAAAATGTGCAGTAAATATCTGAAATGAGCAAAGTTACATTTCAGTCAATCAAGCAGGAAAACACCTCCGAACAGGTATAACATTTGTACTAAAATGACTTGTTAAAgtttgctaacattagccactGTGACCTTGTGGGCTTTAGCAGCAGCCTAAGTCCTGAATGTATCAAATAATAGAGCAACTTAGCTTTATTGTCCATGCACTAAGGGCCTGTTATTTCAATTTCATGAAGTCAATTAACCAACTGATTTTGTACAAGCAGCCTTTTTTGCTCTTCAGTGTTTTGGGCCtttgtaaaaagaaagaaacctcCCACAAACAGaggtgaaagtttcaggtcatTTTCTTGCTGCCTTTGAAGAAAACTAATGGAACTTAAATCCTCCGAGCCCTGAGAATGACCTCATATTGTCCTGGTCGCGTCAATCACTTGAGATGAGCTgcaggagagaagacagaggtcACTGAATCTAAAGCTATACTTCTGAGGTGAAACTGCATCCAAACAAAGGGGCCACACTGTGGACGTCTGTGTGGGTCAGCgatggaggacacagagaagCACACATGTTAAGTGCATAGAGCACTCCAGGTCTCACTACATAACCATCTGGAGCTGAGAGTGTGTTTAGGCTGAGCTGTGGTTCCCTTGACAGAGCAGTGCTTCAGTGCCAGTAAAAACCCAATTTCAGTGGGTTCTGCTGGAGTTGTACTGAGTTCACTCGCTGCTCATCTGGGATCAATTAGGCCTGCATGAAAACATGTAGCGTGGAACAAGAGCTCAGAGCGTGAGGGGACATCATTGTTTCATGCACTAAAGACACACAGATAACCCCAGAACATGTTAACTTCACACTGTTTTCaccaaatgaaaataaaggaCGCACTCACATGTGGGAATGTTTAGCACAATTATAGCCGGAACATTCAGAGTTCAATCCCGCGAAAGACGGCGGGAAtggaaaaaatgagaaaaagccAACCAGGAAGCTGAGTTCCAAAAGGCTGAAGGACTTCACCGGAGGTGTGAGCTTTGGGGGGTGTTGGTAAAATAAATTGAGTGAAGGCTGGagggtggagacagagaggctaCAGCAGAACGAGAGGGGTGACAGACAGCAAAATTTAAAGGGTCAATTCACCTAAATGTAGTGGTTTTGGGTGACGAAAGGTTCATTTTGCAAATGAGTTGCTGAAGTTTAAACTCAGTATGTGTCCAACAGAAAAGTGTTAGATAATTAGGACTGATGTGTTAAGGATTAGAGAGATTTTAGTTTCCACCTCAATGCAGGAGGCAGGAGTGAAACGAAACATGTGCTATCCATATAAACACACGTGCCTGTAATGAAGGAAAATATATTCAAAAAGGTGAAAATGAAATCTGCAGCCACACCACTGACTTCCTCATGTCTTACAACAGTGGAAAATCAACCTTTCTTGTTATGTCCCTCCTGTCTGCATACATTTATGCACCTAATTCTTGTAGCACACTGAGCTTACACAATCCCTCAACTTCCCaggatatttattatttattcacatgttcccAGGCGAGCTGTTTGCTCTGATTTCAGTCTATATGATAAGCTAACAGATTGTTTGTGTAACTCAACATATACACATGCATGAACCTTTATTATTCCAAAAGTGTGAATTTCTCAGACCAGCTGTATATATTTTGGTGATTTGGGTGAACTGACCCTTTATCTGCATCTGCAAGAGACGTCTAGATATTTGCTCTTGTAGGTGTGTCACTACTTCTTCCTGGTCAGACTTTCCATTACTATTTAATTCTAACAATAACACTCAAGTTTTGACAAACATTTGTGTCATTCTCAGGCACATTGAGGGACTAAAAGCTGCAAGCAGAGGAAACCTCACTGAACCTCAAGCACCGAGAAACCTAATGATATGTTTGAACTCTGGATCTTTCATCACAATGCAAGTGAATCATTTCAGCATTGAAGGAAACGAGTGCAGCTGAGAGCTGAGATGTGAACGTTACCTTTATATCCAAGCACAGCAACGGCGATGGTGAGGAGAGTACACAGCACATAGAGCAGAGCTATGGAGGTCTTCAGCGCCCATTCATTCTTACACTTAGTGCATTGGGTGCCCTCTTGGATCCCTGTGTGAAGACAGTGAACAGTACATGTTcaatacacttttttttctggaatAAAAGAGCCATGTTTGTGGTTATTTGGGGACTTTGTCTATCCAGGAGTCCCACATCTGGACAAACAGCCCCAGAGTCTACATTAAAAGAGTCCAGCAGTTCCCTCAGGGCCCGGGGTGGTGAAGGGGCAAGGGACACAAAAACAATCCCCCCCACTGACTTGTTTACACTCAGCGACATGCTTATTTTCCTGAACTGGGTCTTCACTCAGCCAGCTTAAAGTAAACGGTACATTTGTAAAAGTGCATCTTTTCCCTTCCTGCAGAGTGAAACTGAAGGCTCTTAGCTGGTGGGGACACTCATGGAATATTCCTGTCTGAGGATATTTTTCATGACATATGAGTGGCAAGATCCACACGGTTGACGGGAACACAGCTGggtttcattttcagttcaggaagtgtgtgtggaaataagcgcagtgtgtgtgtgtgttctagttTTTGTGCACCTGGACTGAAACTCTATTTCTTTAGCATAAAGGACCAGTTTCATTTCACATGACAACACAATACCAGATTAACTGAATCCAATCAGTTACCACCATCCATCAACCATTCAGTGCCAGAAATTTCACCACACATGGAGTtccgtgtgtgtgagtgtgttttataAGATGAGGTAATGCTTGAATAA
This portion of the Parambassis ranga chromosome 20, fParRan2.1, whole genome shotgun sequence genome encodes:
- the LOC114452972 gene encoding collectin-12-like, which codes for MKDDFADEEEVQSFGYKRFGIQEGTQCTKCKNEWALKTSIALLYVLCTLLTIAVAVLGYKVVQKVDSVSEGIANYGGKIVAVETDLKKLDDQTGEKSENTTTEIQAFKNNIWTLQRQLSAVEERIHSDQVKLNQLQNIGSDIQSSQGSIQGLLNSNTATLRSVNGTLQSYGSVIEALQDTTARLQRELQQQVKFQNQALLSISSLNLTQAQQRSLIATLQRSVDDSGQAIQKMRNDFQSLDQTAQQTRTDTEWLRGKMENLQIMASNVSALAKANNESLEDVGAQLTFMTNQLQNTSSLADAHDQTLREIMDQQRDFGNLTSAKFDRLEVRLDESEQSMDRVTGNISFTTQLLGAINLNLNDLRTCSETVGHHSDLLLNLNSSVSDMRTDSTSLRTQQEELAARLDKEVTNLSIVMEEMKLVDNRHSQLITNFTILQGPPGPRGPRGDKGSQGPTGQTGQKGEKGEKGAPGIRGLRGEQGSPGPPGLPGLKGLPGVPGSPGSKGSRGSGGRAGPPGARGEPGPAGLPGRDGQPGPQGAQGPPGIRGPIGPAGEQGPRGLLGPVGPPGPAGPPGQAGMPIRGPVIPFGPVSLQDEAVVPTLWAPGCPAEWLNYRDRCYLFSKDLHNFDDAKATCESKSASLLIINDMEEQKWLKKQTFGKGYFWMGLTDKKEENVWRWLDETEPSFTNWKPGQPDNWGHGHELGENCAGLIHEGLWNDFFCEDLISYICEKEMETSRSPGS